The Vanessa cardui chromosome 27, ilVanCard2.1, whole genome shotgun sequence region CAAAAACAGCATACAgagtatcaaaaaaataatgattgttttGGTTGTACTAACTTGCATTTAGTGTATTCAGTATATATTGGAAGGTAGAACAACATTTGTCTCACCAGTTGGTAAATTGCTACCCTCACTATTAcacttttacatatattaaccattccttacaccaTAAATGCATGGGTTCTAAGATGACATTTCCCATATGCCTAGTAATTACAAAGGGTAACTcacttttaatttgaatgtaacAATGCAAAGTAACATCAAAAGTAGTACTCAAGACCAACACTACTGTCCAAAATTCCACCTGCATatgatataacataaaatagaaTACTGTTTTACACCAAAATAtcttcataaaatttaatactatgTGCTAAATAGGTCTTATGGATTACAGTATGGATATGGAACTATAAGgagatttacttatatatatgaatgtaagagacataatataagaaaagtaaattatattattattttctaaaacgaCATACATTTGACATTACTAATATCCATAATACTATGAAAAAGgcatttattgaataaaacaataaacatttgttcattgtttttattccGATTACCAAAAGTAAGGTTATTGACATAGGATCTTTTATCAACAGGCCACAGAATTAGTCAAAGgtgattattgtaaataatctgTACAATCATTGGATATTACCACAATATTGTGATCTCTGATCAAGTGGGCCTATTAAGAAAGCAAGTTTTTAATGATTCTGGTTAAACTAGTTCAATTTTAGAATCTGTAAACATAAACAGATACAATTTTATGtcagctttttttattaaaaagtaaaaaaatatcaactgaTAATCCATTTCATTCAATTATGTTTGCAGTTCATACATACACATTTTCTGCTTGATTATAACTTTTATGTACATACTTTGTGCAtatgaaaatgtttatatttgtgatatttCACATTGTTGTTTTAAGTATGGCTGTATTTTTGGAGGGGATTTGTGACCACTTCTACCCTTACTATATGTGTTTATAACAGAATTGGTGACATTGTCacagtaatatcatataatgaATCAGAAAAGAAAGAATTTTATTTGggcttatttcttattttatggtatattttattggtttcattattttatattttcaatactcAATGCTATTACTAAATTTGTATATCTTTCAACATTGAAATATGTTATGATTTACACATAATATGTGATTGATCAATGTTTGTTATTTCGTTAATATATTGTGTAATGTGAGTCCATGGTGATACTACATGTAAATAGTAGAATCTTTGCCaacataattttgaaatgtattttttttatgtgatattgtatctactgttggttatcttgctaaaaataaaatatcatatagaCATGAGAGTATCTAGtactacattttaaaaaaatagtactatTGAGAAAGtcatataaatagaaaacatttacCAATGTTTTTAAGGTGTGTTTATCATTATCTAACAGATATCTAATATGTTTTGGATAATTGAACATTATGTTGTTTCAGacttgaatttgaaatttaaatacaaacaatgaaaatcttatattaatgaCGTTTTTTTAGGTTCAAGAGGTCAGTAATGCTAatagttacttttaaatatctgacaaaattccattaaaaaaaaaaaaatatgttgtaatgaCTGTTTTAGTTGTATGATATGTATTGTAACATGTTCGAAAATTAACTATTGAGTAATTTTACTACGATGACtcaattttcttttctttcgtTGCGTGATTTGTGgacaatgatttaaaaaatcttttaacagattgtttataacaatacaaatcTGTACACTCTACACAaacatagatatattattttcgatttaatttcacttataattttacacttaaaataacagtaaataggacataaaaaatatataatttttatatcggatgaatacacaaaaaaatagttCTGACAGAATCtattaaaacactattttaacgGTATCGGCTGAGTTTCAATAATATTGTTCAGTTCTAACACTAGCTTTTACACTGATAACTTATCTTTATATGAACAAATCAATTGTTCTATGCTATAAGCGAAATACGtgaatttatatagaaattaaaacattgaCGTATATGATTTTATGCAGcggatatattataatactcacGGTTTATtgcaataattcaaatttaacaaCGAATAGAAGATATCAGGcacttattttcattataattacaatatttatcacgcaaataaacaaaataaacatgcGAGAAGAAGTCAAGACAAGACAAAGCGAGGCTAACACAGATTAAACACAATCACAGGAagctgtaatttaaattaagtaattttcaagttattcgttaaaaaaattaaattgatgaaTCACATTTTGTAATGATTGAGGGCAATGTGTAATTATAGCGTATTTTTTTCTAGGTTTTCTTAATGATCAAggagcaaaataaaataaataaatatacaaattaaataatattatgcacAATATTTACAGagaaagataatttaattttaacgcaGTTTATAAAAGATCatagcttaaatataaaaaaaagcattactCACAATTCTTAAGCTTTAAGCAAGGATGTTTGGCTGTTATCGTTATGTTTCTAGCCTTTTATGCACACTTAAAGCAACACTACACTGatgtttagaaatattttacaaattacattgtGATTATTTATTGCTCGTGATATGtgcaaaatttatataaatatttgctatTTAGAACCTGCTGTACGTTCTATGGTCATACAATGCGTCTTAGcagtacattattatttttcaccgtttatattttttatttattttcatatttttgtataacattgatttttaaaggtatattttttaaataatacacttttggtaataattaaaaataatgatcacTGTTATGTCGGCACTGGTTAAGATATGAGATCGTAAGCTTTATTCGTTAtcgaatatatacatttattcaatGTGAATTATGACGGACGATGTCTTCTTtagattatacaaaaatatattactagtaaCACTCATAAGAAATCGCGATATCCCTTAATAACATTTTGTGTATTTATAGAAATCAGAGCCGTAACTTATCACGTGTATGACAAAGTAAAGTCTGCAGAGTTTAAGGTCAAAACAAAGATAGAAGAATAAAATTGCTCAGTGTTAGAAAGAGAAGTAAAAGAGAGAAATTATGGTGGTGCATGGTAAATAAGGCAATGGGATTGATCTCAAGTCTTATCTtgagattaattattaactaatttaaagtattgtacaattatgatttgttttaaaagtagaGTAgacaacaatttatatataaattaaatacttaaaaagattttcaaaattctagtatttatattgtatgataGTGCTACCTTTTTAGATCTATAGAAATTATTAAGTCAATAGTTATCgataataataggtatattatgTGAAACactattattctttttatctCATGTATACCATTGCGTATCGATTCATGAAGTTCACGCAGTGCGCAGATGGGAGTGACAACACATGCGCACATCGTAATggcaaatttttgttttttattattcgctattgcaaaaatattttataaaattataattttttacatgtctgagtttgagtttgatcattaataattatgtttttgtaaaaagaaaagttttatAGCAGTTGTTAATATGGttatatgttctttttttaatttcttgataTTTTCTCTCTTCCACCtacgatgaaataaaatttcaaatatatagtaaatattgtattaaataatgtaacgaGAGTGTAgcccttaaaatattatactaataaatcaaTTTCTGGATGTCTTCTATAATGTCAActgtcaaattcaaattttatattggCGCCAAacgtcaattattatttataacagtgTTGTGAGTTGTTTCATGTTTGTTACAGACTACGGTTTATTCATAGTATAAGATTAGAGAAATTTATGATAATGCATGAATTATCTGAAAGTCAGTCCCTAAATCAAGTCAAActcttaagaaaatatttgaagcTTAAAATATTAGAAGATAATATTAGATTTCGGGATCATGAAAGTGAAAGAaatcatgtttataatttaatatcacgTTCAATTATGCACGGAGAGTCACATTCAGCTCTAATTATTGGCCCCCGAGGATGTGGAAAGACTACTGTGAGTTAATATTTTTCTGAATCTTATTTGTATTCTCTATCTACTTGTAATTAACTTTACGTGTAAAATTTGCCTTAGTGTTATCATAGGACTTCGATATGGATAtaggaatataaattatatatatacttcttCTTCCTAGTCGTTTTCTCGTTAATGAGGATCGTGACTCCTATGAGTGTTACTCTCCTGTACACTTCGTACCACCTTCCTCCAATCATTCCTATTCTGTGCCATTTGCAGACATACTACTGCCCTGCCTTTTGTTCataaatcattcattcattcaaaaatatatatatatatatatatatatatatatatatatatagcaatgttCAATGgcaatttatataagtatttctATGTCTTTAGCTCATCAACTCGGTGCTACAACAGATTTCAAAGGAAGCAGATTTAGTGAATGATGCTCTCATCATAAAGTTAAATGGTCTAATACATCAAGATGACAAGATTGCACTTAAGTCCATAACAGCACAGGTAAATAGCTCCTATTAATTGATAGTAAATTTGGGTTGGTTACACTCACTTCAGATATTTCACTGCTAATCagaatataattcatattgtgttttggtttaaagagtgagtaagccagttaCAACAGGTTAGGgacaacatcttagctcccaaagtGGTTGTCAAAAATTGAATGTCTTCTTATAGTGTTATCTGGTGGTCACTATTTACCTTTGAGTAACCCATTTGcctgttttatttactatttatttatttatattttggaaaCAAACAgtgctattaataattataaatgttgtaCATAATTAATCCTTAAACCAAAACAGTTTCCTATaacaattaatacataaataactatCAGAGTGTAGAaagcatattaataattactattataaattatacatgatcattataaatattaaaattaaaaccttaaattaaaaattattgcaatatatAGTTAGGTATGTTAAATATCATTTAgattcattcaataaataaaattcactgtttgcctacctatatcataataaataagaaataagaagtagattttctatgaattaattatataatttgtctgATACTTGAGTTTAGTTCATTATTtctaatatatgaatattattttacgtacacacataaaatatcttttttttattccgtataatacaatatttctattataatgtTTCAGATGCAATTAGAAAATGCTGTCGGTGATCGTGTGTTCGGTACATTCGCTGAGAATCTAAGTTTCCTCCTCAGCTGTCTCACTAGTGGTGCTGATCGAAAATGCAAAAGCATGGTATTTGTGTTAGAAGAATTTGATATGTTCTGTCACAGCGGCCGAACACAAACATTACTATACAACTTGTTTGATATTACGCACAGTAAACAAGCACCTATGTGTGTTTTAGGTGAGaatcaattgaatattaaacTTAGAAAAATTTGTCAATAAGCCAGAACACATAATTTCAAGAAAAATGGGTGAACAACTtttgcaatttaattattatgagttCTCATCTTTAATAAGACTTGTGGACATACCATCGTTACTATTTAAGAATGAGCTGATTTTTAAAGAGCTGACAAGATTttctttaaacttaaaaaaataaataacgaaatcATCATAAATGTTTATCAATAGAGGTTACACGCAAAATGTTACCTctattgattataaatttatccCTGATCTAGTACCTCTATTTAGACATTAAGGCAAATAAATATTGGCAGCTAATGATTTAGCAAATTGTTCAAAAGAAATGTGATTGAATAATTACGAGTAGATAAAATATCACTGTACACAAAAATGGTTCAAACTTTTTGGCCTATTTGCTAACTTTGTTTGTTGTTCCTATTACCAAATACATATTTTGGtcatttatgttatttacaGTATTATTATGTAACCTTCAGTAGTAGCTCAGAGGTAGGTTACAGATATTCTTTTATACTTCATACTGCATTCAGAGTTGTTGATCTATACTTGAACTCACTGTGGTTTTTGGATAGCCATCCACTATTGATATTATGAAATTGAGGACATAGACGTAAGAACTATAATATCTCCTGCACAGTTTGTACTCTCTGATGAATATAgaacatatataatagtaatgttAAATACCAATAAGGATCGACTAGGTTTAGCTAGCTAGCTAGCTTCTAAACATTTTCTAATACTTAACTAGTTATGACGGTGTTTATATTCCAGGTATAACAAACCGCATAGATGTGATGGAAATGCTAGAAAAGAGAGTCAAATCCCGTTTCTCTCACAGGCATATCTTCTTATTTCCGAACGAAAATCAAGAAGGTGTTGAGAAGTCACCTTTAAGTAAATGCAAGGAAAACTTTGTTCAATATCTCAGTATGCCGTTGAATTTAGCCAAGAAAAGTGTTAAAGAGATTTCAAAGAAACGTAAAGGGAGAAAGTCAATAGGTAATCCTTTTTTTAACCAAAGATACATCTTCTAAATACTCAATGGTCCAAGTTAGGCCAGTTTAGAAGACAGTACATTCCATATTTCTGACTTCAAACCATAGGAATGGAACTGATAagaaattataaagttaatctaccaaataattattaaaatggcaATGTTAACACTCCTGAGTGTGTCCGTCagtataaatattcaatgaaagGAAGTTCTTTCCAGGGtatacaaaaactatttaatcatttaataattgttatttcacATAATAATGACTCAATAGCAAATATCTGGATATAGCAATTTTTCGATACTACATTGTTTTTGTAAGGTATGGTACTTTAATTAATACCATGCTATTAAATTGAGCATGCCGCTATTGCGCCTGAATTATTTCACGttgaaattaatagaattaGAAAACAAATGCCAgtgtatgattttattttttatttatttatttatttattttatttatttatttaagcacactaacaatatatatatttttacactgatataaaatttgaaagagTTCAATACAATAAAGTCCTTAATATTACACTTACACAAAAAGCTCAGCTAGTGAAATGatcttcatttaatttaaatatgtcttATTTCAGTGAACATAGAAGAAAAAATGGAAGTTGATACAGTTGATGATAACCAATATGCAATTCCAGAAGAAGTTTTCACAAGATGCAAAGTGGATTCCAGCCAATTTCAAAGTCTGGTATATGGTTTTATCGAAGCCTGGAACGCACATATAGAAAGTGTTTCGGAAGATCAGAAAGTTATTGATGCTTTGGAAAAGTTCTCTTACTATACTGTCAATGAACAGCTATTTAAAGAtgttttggtaatttttttattctaaactaAGCTTCATTTTGACTtgaatcaatataatttaagccAGGTATCGTGAAATAGATCATAGTCataatatatttctgttttatataatctatggaAGACCCTGTTGGTGgcataat contains the following coding sequences:
- the LOC124541070 gene encoding origin recognition complex subunit 4 — encoded protein: MIMHELSESQSLNQVKLLRKYLKLKILEDNIRFRDHESERNHVYNLISRSIMHGESHSALIIGPRGCGKTTLINSVLQQISKEADLVNDALIIKLNGLIHQDDKIALKSITAQMQLENAVGDRVFGTFAENLSFLLSCLTSGADRKCKSMVFVLEEFDMFCHSGRTQTLLYNLFDITHSKQAPMCVLGITNRIDVMEMLEKRVKSRFSHRHIFLFPNENQEGVEKSPLSKCKENFVQYLSMPLNLAKKSVKEISKKRKGRKSIVNIEEKMEVDTVDDNQYAIPEEVFTRCKVDSSQFQSLVYGFIEAWNAHIESVSEDQKVIDALEKFSYYTVNEQLFKDVLFQIVSKLSLSKPYIEANDISSVIDHTVSPEHRIKLLQSLSILELSLVIAMMHGMEIFDGQPMNFEMVLHRYTKFSNTNSSTQTVPRPVILKAFEHLQEVEIIMPVKNTDSIYNTDTTTSRVQKEYKLYTLAAPLEDIKEAVKGFKALPTEINHWFNNSVFE